The following proteins come from a genomic window of Pyxidicoccus sp. MSG2:
- a CDS encoding VOC family protein translates to MKVALSSVLVDDQAKAEKFYTEVLGFVKHVDIPIGEFRWLTVVSPEGSADFQLVLEPNAHPAAKVFQKALFDDGIPATAFQSTDIHKEYEKLTQRGVVFRSKPTQAGPVTIAVFEDTCGNLIQLFQT, encoded by the coding sequence ATGAAGGTCGCGCTGAGCAGTGTGCTGGTGGATGACCAGGCCAAGGCCGAGAAGTTCTACACGGAGGTCCTCGGCTTCGTGAAACACGTGGACATCCCCATCGGGGAGTTCCGGTGGCTGACCGTGGTCTCCCCCGAGGGCTCGGCGGACTTCCAGCTCGTCCTCGAGCCCAACGCCCACCCCGCCGCGAAGGTCTTCCAGAAGGCCCTCTTCGACGACGGCATCCCCGCGACGGCCTTCCAGTCCACGGACATCCACAAGGAATACGAGAAGCTGACTCAGCGGGGCGTGGTGTTCCGGAGCAAGCCCACCCAGGCCGGCCCCGTCACCATCGCCGTGTTCGAGGACACCTGCGGCAACCTCATCCAGCTGTTCCAGACCTGA
- a CDS encoding ATP-binding protein, whose product MVDDGKGPRPPGMEGLNGSRTSPFHVVNGSRRDAQRSETPPAGNGFRPAGAPQSNGAKTPAPLVAPSTREDVVRPTPPEAQARMDALRNEVKAAARLTPELEQAVGFTHFDTPSSQDNLITVLMTRDDLHLLASQTLVRVKSREDGRAYLGVVVRGPFAEPNAVPANSTMAIGVVTQGKKLSYTFDYHGRAEVELLGEEVEGTLKPPRFRPQPQSPVFVLDEQESERVLGVGGDLCLGVVVGYENMEARLHARDKAILPRHTGIIGTTGGGKSTTVATLIHRAQAAGIATIVFDVEGEYSHVDQPTDHAAMLEALKRRGQKPQGVRDLHIHHLTGRDSRNPHHRNLHPFALNFSSLSPYALAEILEISDAQQERFLKAYDVTKLLLEDFKIFPRTAQEEQQALDVDEHTTGYPRMTIQHVLDVVNAYIYSLSDEGKGETKGRSRSKSKQSSILEGLDPDEPQAPEVPPRILALYSEFRSDPGLVMKRVMQQSSRLAVSWKGLASKLHRLRRLNIFDVGRVPGVAYGSMLTPGRVSVIDLSDTDSPQLNNLVIADILRGLQETQEARYQKANDNEQAVTPVLIIIEEAHEFLSASRISQMPVLFEQVARIAKRGRKRWLGLVFVTQLPQHLPNEVLGLLNNFIIHKITDSTVISRMQRTVGNIDEGLWNRVSRLAPGQALVSFSNFTRPLMVAVDPAPVKRLLVE is encoded by the coding sequence ATGGTCGATGATGGCAAGGGACCGCGGCCTCCAGGGATGGAGGGGCTGAATGGCAGCAGGACGTCTCCGTTTCACGTGGTGAATGGCTCGCGAAGGGACGCGCAGCGCTCGGAGACGCCTCCCGCGGGCAATGGCTTCCGCCCCGCCGGTGCGCCCCAGTCCAACGGCGCCAAGACGCCCGCGCCGCTGGTGGCGCCCAGCACCCGCGAGGACGTCGTCCGTCCCACCCCTCCCGAGGCGCAGGCCAGGATGGACGCGCTGCGGAACGAGGTGAAGGCGGCTGCCCGGCTCACTCCAGAGCTGGAGCAGGCCGTGGGCTTCACGCACTTCGACACCCCGTCCAGCCAGGACAACCTCATCACCGTCCTGATGACGCGAGACGATTTGCACCTGCTCGCGTCGCAGACGCTGGTACGGGTGAAGTCCCGCGAGGACGGCCGCGCATACCTCGGCGTCGTCGTGCGCGGCCCATTCGCGGAGCCCAACGCCGTCCCCGCCAACTCCACCATGGCCATTGGCGTGGTGACACAGGGCAAGAAGCTCTCGTACACGTTCGACTACCACGGCCGCGCGGAGGTGGAATTGCTCGGCGAGGAAGTCGAAGGCACGTTGAAGCCACCCCGCTTCCGGCCGCAGCCGCAGAGCCCCGTCTTCGTCCTGGATGAACAGGAGAGCGAGCGCGTGCTCGGCGTGGGCGGAGACCTGTGTCTCGGCGTCGTGGTGGGCTACGAAAACATGGAGGCCCGCCTCCATGCGCGAGACAAGGCGATTCTCCCACGCCACACCGGCATCATCGGAACGACGGGTGGAGGCAAGTCCACCACCGTCGCCACCCTCATCCACCGCGCCCAGGCGGCGGGCATCGCCACCATCGTCTTCGACGTGGAGGGCGAGTACTCGCACGTGGACCAGCCCACGGACCATGCGGCCATGCTCGAAGCGCTCAAGCGCCGCGGGCAGAAGCCGCAGGGCGTGCGGGATTTGCACATCCACCACCTCACGGGCCGCGACAGCCGCAACCCGCACCACCGGAACCTGCACCCCTTCGCGCTGAACTTCTCCAGCCTCTCGCCCTACGCACTGGCCGAAATCCTGGAGATATCGGACGCGCAGCAGGAGCGGTTCCTCAAGGCGTACGACGTCACCAAGCTGCTGCTGGAAGACTTCAAGATCTTCCCGAGAACGGCACAGGAGGAGCAGCAGGCGCTCGACGTGGATGAGCACACCACCGGCTATCCCCGGATGACCATCCAGCACGTGCTGGATGTGGTGAATGCCTACATCTACAGCCTCAGTGACGAGGGCAAGGGGGAGACGAAGGGCCGCTCGCGTTCGAAGAGCAAGCAGAGCTCCATCCTCGAAGGGCTCGACCCCGACGAGCCACAGGCGCCCGAAGTGCCTCCGAGAATCCTTGCGCTCTACAGCGAGTTCCGGAGCGACCCTGGCCTGGTGATGAAACGGGTGATGCAGCAGAGCAGCCGGCTGGCGGTGAGCTGGAAGGGGCTGGCCAGCAAGCTCCACCGGCTGCGCCGGCTCAACATCTTCGACGTGGGCCGGGTGCCCGGCGTGGCCTACGGCTCCATGCTCACGCCGGGGCGCGTCTCCGTCATCGACCTGTCCGACACGGATTCACCCCAGCTCAACAACCTGGTCATCGCCGACATCCTCCGCGGGCTCCAGGAGACGCAGGAGGCGCGCTACCAGAAGGCGAATGACAACGAGCAGGCCGTCACCCCCGTCCTCATCATCATCGAGGAGGCGCACGAATTCCTCTCCGCCAGCCGCATCTCCCAGATGCCGGTGCTCTTCGAGCAGGTGGCCCGCATCGCCAAGCGCGGCCGCAAGCGGTGGCTCGGACTCGTCTTCGTGACGCAGCTGCCGCAGCACCTTCCCAACGAGGTGCTCGGCCTGCTCAACAACTTCATCATCCACAAAATCACCGACAGCACCGTCATCTCCCGGATGCAGCGCACCGTGGGCAACATCGACGAGGGGCTCTGGAACCGGGTGTCACGGCTCGCCCCGGGACAGGCGCTGGTCTCGTTCAGCAACTTCACCCGCCCGCTGATGGTGGCGGTGGACCCCGCCCCCGTGAAGCGCCTGCTCGTGGAGTAG
- a CDS encoding ImmA/IrrE family metallo-endopeptidase has protein sequence MTARWMEEAAAVFGTRAPPSFPRNMALEIQLRLPITVVPMERPTPESMSQWMQQRGRPRRPEEFPRDVHGCMVWDVDKGILFHDSKKDSAEQRFTLAHEASHFVLEHLLPRRRAVHVLGETILAVLDGEREPTHEEVVTALFERVSLKPRSNLIRRSASGYYPNGEVATSERRADQLALELLAPAALVRPLLEGASETEAAERAQFRFGLPGKVARTYVASLRRHLRMPRFSSQSFLGLDGG, from the coding sequence ATGACGGCACGCTGGATGGAGGAAGCCGCCGCGGTGTTCGGCACGAGGGCGCCTCCCAGCTTCCCCCGGAACATGGCGTTGGAGATTCAGCTGCGACTCCCCATCACCGTGGTGCCGATGGAGCGCCCGACGCCCGAGAGCATGAGTCAATGGATGCAACAGCGGGGCAGGCCTCGCCGGCCGGAGGAGTTCCCCCGTGACGTCCATGGCTGCATGGTTTGGGACGTGGACAAGGGCATCCTCTTCCACGACAGCAAGAAGGACTCCGCCGAGCAGCGATTCACCCTGGCCCATGAAGCGTCGCACTTCGTGCTCGAGCACCTGCTCCCGCGCCGGCGCGCCGTGCATGTCCTTGGAGAGACCATCCTCGCGGTGCTCGACGGGGAGCGCGAGCCGACTCACGAAGAGGTGGTGACGGCACTGTTCGAGCGGGTGTCCTTGAAGCCCCGTTCGAATCTCATCCGCCGCAGTGCCTCCGGCTACTACCCCAATGGCGAGGTCGCGACTTCGGAGCGGCGCGCAGACCAGCTCGCGCTGGAGTTGCTGGCTCCGGCGGCGCTCGTGCGTCCCCTGCTGGAGGGCGCGTCCGAGACGGAGGCCGCCGAGCGCGCGCAGTTCCGCTTCGGCCTTCCTGGAAAGGTGGCCCGGACGTACGTCGCGTCGCTGCGCCGCCACCTGCGCATGCCGCGTTTCTCCAGCCAGAGCTTCCTTGGATTGGACGGAGGGTGA
- a CDS encoding RNA polymerase sigma factor: protein MSFPSQSEEEALHERLLSGDPVASSDVMKAFMDPILAMLGGSRLTGLQRDEVYDSIIDVLFAYTEDPKRFIPGKGRLRSYLTEAARKRLADRRRSRESRERREQKFGVAVELGARSPKEVMETSVEARETMERLEKKSLSQRDLTLLRLYLEGEGSTRAVGEALGLPPMPEAELRQAVKRHWDRFKKTLARTGEEWADVDP, encoded by the coding sequence ATGAGCTTTCCATCACAGTCGGAGGAGGAAGCGCTGCACGAGCGCCTCCTGAGCGGCGACCCGGTGGCCTCCAGTGACGTCATGAAAGCCTTCATGGACCCCATCCTCGCGATGCTCGGCGGCAGCCGGCTGACGGGGCTCCAGCGCGACGAGGTCTATGACTCCATCATCGACGTCCTCTTCGCCTATACGGAGGACCCGAAGCGGTTCATTCCTGGAAAGGGACGCCTGCGCAGCTACCTCACCGAGGCCGCCAGGAAGAGGCTGGCGGACCGGCGCCGCTCCCGCGAGTCGCGCGAGCGCCGGGAGCAGAAATTCGGGGTCGCTGTCGAACTCGGGGCGAGGTCTCCGAAGGAAGTCATGGAGACATCCGTGGAGGCTCGCGAAACCATGGAACGGCTCGAGAAGAAATCGCTCTCGCAGAGGGACCTCACCCTGCTCCGGCTCTATCTGGAGGGTGAGGGCTCCACGCGTGCCGTGGGCGAGGCCCTGGGGCTGCCCCCGATGCCGGAGGCGGAGCTTCGCCAGGCGGTGAAGCGACACTGGGACCGCTTCAAGAAGACCCTGGCGCGGACCGGGGAGGAGTGGGCCGATGTCGACCCCTGA